A region of the Amycolatopsis sp. cg13 genome:
GCGGCTATATCCCAAGCGGCCTCACCCTCGGCAAGGATTGCGCGGCCAAAGGCGGCGACAACGACTGCGAGCATCCGACCTCGGCGTCCATGGAGTACTCCGCCGCCGACGCCGCGCTCGCGTTGATGGCCAAGGGTTTGGGCCACCAGTCCGACGCGCGCACGTTCGCCGACCGGGGCCAGTGGTACCGCAACGTCTGGAACGCCGCCGACAAGCAGTTCCGGCCACGCACCACCGACGGCACCTGGCTCACGCCGTACAACCCGGTCGACGCCGACCACCAGTTCCACGAGGGCGGCGCCTACCAGTACCAGTGGCTCGTCCCGCAGGATCCGGCCGGGCTCACCTCGCTGATGGGCGGCAAGCAGGCGACCGAAAAGCGGCTCGACTCCTTCTTCGCCTACGACAACCTGCTCAAGGACCCGGCGGGCACCGCGCGCAAGGACTGGATCGCCAGCCCGTACGACTACTACGCCAAGGCCACCTACAACCCCAACAACGAACCCGACCTGCTCTCCCCCTACATGTACAACTGGGTCGGCGCGCCGGCGAAGACCGCGACCGTCGTCCGCGCGGCGATGACGTTGTTCACCACCGGCCCGGACGGCATGACCGGCAACGACGACCTCGGCACGATGTCCGCCTGGTACGTCTTCTCCTCGCTCGGCCTGTACCCGACGATGAGCGGCGCGAACTTCCTCGCCGTGTCCAGTCCGCAGTTCGAATCGGCGACTGTCCAGATCGGACAGTACGAGGGCAAGCAAGGCGGGACGCTCACCGTCACCGCGCCCAGCGCGAGCGACGCGAACCGTTACGTGCAAAGCGTTTCGCTCAACGGCCGGGACGTCCGGCAGACCTGGCTCGACTGGTCCGCCGTCGCGCACGGCGGCCAGCTCGCCTACCAAGTCGGTGCGAATCCGTCGAACTGGGGCACGCAGCCGGGCACGGAACCGCCGTCGGTGAACAAGGCGACCGGCGATCTTCGTCGACATGTTGATGCGACGTTGCGGCCGAGTTCCGTTGTGCTGCCGCAGCAATCCTCGGCGCAGACTGTCCACTTTAACCTGGACGTCCTCGGTCAGAACCCTGGAGCGCAACCGGTCTTCGTGACGTCGACGGCACCGTCCGGCTGGAAGGTGCAGACCGAACCGCTGCAGCTGCTGTGGTCCTTCCAGTTGCCGACGCAGAAGACCGCGCCGGTCACGGTGACCATTCCGACGAACACGCCAGTCGGCACGTATTCGGTGCAGCTCAAGGCAGCCGGGCCAGGTGCGAACACCATAACGCGCACCGCGAGCATCGAGGTCCGAGAACCGACAGTGTGCGCGACGACGTCCGGAACCCAGTGCGCGGTCGACCTCAGCCACGACCGCAACCACGACGGGACTGCGACCGTCGCTGCGTCCACCGAGGGCAACTTCGACGGCAGCGGCTGGAGTTACGACGCCGACCTGATGCCGCCAGCGGGCACATTCGTCCACAATGGAGTCACCTACGCAGCGCCCGATCCCACCGGCACCGCGGCGAACTTCGTGGAAGCACGCGGGCAATCGCTGCTGCTGCCCGCCGGAAAGCATCAGGCGGTCCAGGTGATCGGCTCGTCGCACAACGGCCCGGTCTCCACCTCGCTGACCGTGCACTACAACGACGGATCCAGCGCGGATCTCCCGGTGACGTTCGGCGACTGGGCCGGGTCGACGCCGTCCGGCACGACTGTCGTGCTCGACATGCCGCACCGGATCAAGGCGGGCAGCGGTGTCGACGGCCCGCCGGTGCGGCTGTTCGGCATCTCCTCCACAGTGGACGGCGCCAAGACCGTCCAGTCGGTGAGCCTGCCGAACGATCCACGGGTCCAGCTCTACGCGATCACTCTCGCGTAGAGTCCGGCCGGGTTCGCCGGATCCCTCCCCTTCGTCCGGCGAACCCGGCCATCCCCAGTTCCCCCGAGAGGCTCAGGCGGCCGCGGGCACCGCCGCGACCCGGCCCATCGCCTCGGCGTAGCAGGCCTCGAAAGAGTCCAAAGAGGACTCCAGCGCGTGCCCGGCGATCAACTTGCCGCTCGCCGCCCCCATCCGCGCCAGCGTCGCCGGGTCGGCGATCACCGCGTGCAGCCGCTCGGCCAGGTCCCCCACGTTGCCCGGCTCGAAAAGCCAGCCGTTGTATCCCGGACGGCACAGGTGCGGCAACGCCATCGCGTCCGCGACCACCACCGGTTTCCCGGCCGCCATCGCCTCCATCGTCGCGAGGCTCTGCAATTCGGCGATCCCTGGCATGCAGAAGAGATCCGCCGCCGCGTACGCGTCCAGCAAGTCTTCTTCGGACACAAACCCGCGGAACCGCACCCGGTCGGCGATCCCGAGCTCGCTCGCCAGCTTTTCCCAGTCCGCCCGGCACGAACCGTCGCCGACGATCTCCGCCCGCAGTCCAGGCAGCAGCGCGACCGCGCGCAACAGCTGGTCGACGCGCTTCTCCTCGTCAAGCCGTCCGACGAACAACACCGTCGGATCGCCGGACGTCCGCGAAACCTTGCGCAACCGGTAGCGGTCGATGTCGATGCCGCACGAAACCGGGATCGCCCGCTCCGGGAAACCGTTGTCGTGCAACAGTTCCACCGCACGCGGCGTCGGCGCCGTCACCACGCGGGCCGACGAGAACACTCGCGTCAGATCCCGCCAAGCCCACCGCGCAGCCGCGCCGCGCAGCCACATCGGCACCCGCACATGACCGAACAGGTTCTCCGGCATGAAGTGGTTCGTCGCCACCGCCGGAATGCCCATCGCGGCGGCGTGCTTCAGGACGTACCTGCCGACCACGAAATGCGCCTGGACGTGCACGAGGTCGGGCTGCAGCTCCTCCAGCAGTGCAGCGACGTCCTTGCTCACTTCCCAGGGCAGGCCGATCCGGAAGGTCCGGTGGAACGGGGTGCGATGCGACCGGACCCGGTGCACCACGACGTCGCCGTCTCTTTCGGTGCTCGCCGGGCCGTTCGGGTCGACGCTGATCACGTGGACCTCGTGCCCCCGGCCGGCGAGCCCGGCGGACAGCCGGTACGCGAACTGCGCCGCGCCGTTGACGTCCGGCGGATAGGTTTCGGCGGCGACCACGATGCGCAAAGCCCGGTCGTCGTTCACAGGGTGCTCCGATCTGGTGGAATGGACAGGAGAAGAGCTGCTGCGGCTCAGCACCGCGACGCCGCCGACCGCCAGGACCGCCGCGGTCAGCGCGACCGCGGTCGCCGTGGCGTCGAGGTGGGTGGCTTCGCCGAGCACTCCGGCGCCGAGACCCACCGCGACCAGCGGATCCACGACGGTCAGGCACGCGACGGCGAGGTGCGGCGGACCGCATCGGTAGGACAGCTGCACGAGCCAGCCGCCGGCCAGCAGCGCCGTCACCATCGCGGCGACCGACACAGCGGTGCTGAAGTCGACCGTGCCCTCTTGCACTTCGAGGGAAACCGCTCGCATCAACACCGAAACGAAGCCGTAGGCAGCGCCGCCGGCCGCGCCGAAACACAGCCCGCGGATCGACGGACGCGAAGAAATCGCGCCGACCAAAGTCAGCAGCGCCACGCCCCCCAGCACCAGCAGTGCCGCGCGCGTTTGCGCGTCGGCACCGACCGCGGTGCTCGTAGTGCTGCCAGCGGCGACGGTGACGAACGTCCCGACGCCGAGCATGGTGACCGCGACCGCGGGCAAATCCCGCCGTCGTCGGTCGAGAATCGCAGTAATCGCAACGGCAATCACCCCGACCGGCTGCACGACGGTCAGCGGGGCCATCCCGAGTGCGACCGCGTGCACGCCCGCCCCCGAACCGAGCAGGGCGAGCCCGCCGAGCCAGCGCGGCGCCCGGATCAGCTCCCCGATCCGCGGCCGGCCGGACAATCCGGTGACCACGCCGTGCTGCAGAAGCGCACCGGTGGAAAAGAAAACCGCGCCGAGCACGGCGAGTGCGATGGCGAGGATCGTCATGCGGCCACCTCGGATCGGGCCATCGCGGTGACGGCGAAAAGTTGTGCGTAGAGCAGGGCGTACAGCACGCGTTCGAACAACCCGAGGAACTCAGGCACGGACTGCTCCAGCAATGGCGCGTGGGCCAGCAGAAAGGCGAGCGAAGCGGTACCGGACGCCAGGGAAAGCCAGCGCACCGCCTTCGCTTCCGGCCGCCGGCGCGCCAGCAACCATCCCGCCAGCGGCAGGCACACGAACATCGTCGCGCCCGCATACCGGTGCACCGCACCGGAAAACGACGTTTCGACGCCGTTCGGATCGGTCGGGAAGAACGTCGCGATGACCAATCCGGCCGCCCACAACGCGATCAGCACCGATTCCCAGCTGCGCTTCGGCAACCCCTGCCTCAGCAGCGCGTGCCGGACCGCCAGCGACGCGCCGGCCAGCCCGAGCGAAGCCGCCGCCAGCAGCACCGCACCGCCGGGCGGGAAGACGTAGTCGCTGATCACGTCGCGGACCGGGTCGATCGTGCCCGCCACCACGTGCAACAGGAGGATCGGCACCAGCGAAAAAGCCAAGGCCGCGGCGGCGATGACCGGCGCCGTCGCCCTGGCCTTCCGCGTTATGAGGGTCACAGCAATCAGCATGCTGGCGGCTCTGACGGCTCGGCATCGGGGAACACCCTGAGATGCACCCCTGGAATCCGTAGCGGGTCCCCGGGGCTTTCCGTGCCGGAGCGGACCGGACGCGCGCCTCCGGTTCGCCGTCGGCAAGGCTGGGCGAAATGCCTCACGGCGAGCTGAATAGGACGTTATACACCAGCCGGAACACCGGCATTTCAGACTGTCCTTTGTGGACTGACCGGGTCCCTCACCCGGGTGGATGTCGACCTTGCCGGGTGAGGCCGCTGTGCGCCGCCCCCGCCCTGCTGACAGCGCGAAACCGCGTGGTGGCTCGGTGCGGTCGCCGGGCGGGCTGCGGTTGCCGCCGAATGGGTGGCGTGTTCAGATCCCGGCGAACCCAGCCGAAGGAGCGCAATTCCCATGCAGAGGGCACTCGTCAAGGCGGTCGTCGGGGCCGCAGCCGTCATCGCGCTGGTCAGCGCGTGCGGGTCGGGCGGATCGAACGACTCGTCCGGATCCGGTGCGTCCGGGCAGAACACCGCGCAGTCCAGCGGAGCCGCACAGCCCAGCGGAGCCGCCCAGTCCGGCGAGAACGGGCAGAACGGCGCCTCCGGCCAGAACGGAGCCCCCGGGCAGAACGGCGGCCCGGCCGCGCAGGCGGTCACCGCGGCGATCCAGCAGGCCTCGCAGGCCTCGCCGATCAAGTTCGAGCCGGAGAAGGCGGAACTGACCAGCCAGGCCAAGGAAGGCCTCGCCGCGATCGCGAAAGCCATGCAGGGCAATGATGTCAAGCTGAAGGTCGAGACCCACGCCGGTTACCCGGACGCGGAAAAGGCGAAGAAGCTTTCCGAAGAGCGCGCGCAGGCGATTTCGACCGCGCTCGAGGGCGACGGCGTCGCCAAGGACCGCGTGCAGGCCGAGCCGAGCGGCAGCGAAAAGGCCCAGGGCGAACAGGCGTTGGACACGCAGCTTACTGTCGCTTCGTGACCCGAGCCCCGTCCCCCCGCCGGCATTACCTGGTCGGGCCGAGCGGTTATCCGAACTTCGGCGACGAACTGATCGCCGCTGCCTGGATCCGCCGCTTGGCCCGCACCGAACCGGACGCCGAAGTCTGGCTCGACACGCATTCGCCGGGACCGGCCCAGCATTTGTTCGGCGACCTGCATCCGCGGTTGCGCTGCACAGACACGTTGTGGCGGCTCTGCGGCGAAGCGCCGTCGGACGATCCGTGGGAAGTCGCGTCCTGGGTACAAGCCGCGGTGCACGATCCCGGTCGTGCACCGCGCTGGGACGCGGGGATCGAACTGCTCGGCCGGCTCGACGTCGTGCATCTGATCGGCGGCGGCTATATCAACGCGCTGTGGCCCCGGCACCTGGGACTGGTCGCCGGGGCCGCTGCCGCGGCACAGCGTTCTCATGCTCGCTCCGCG
Encoded here:
- a CDS encoding GH92 family glycosyl hydrolase; amino-acid sequence: MWSQKRRVAAIAAASFAVAGLMSSTTGSATAATTGADPISLVNPFVGTQNFGNTFPGASAPFGMVQVSPDTGGQGGYDYQQNSIYGFSQTHLSGVGCGVMGELPVMPTTGAVDSVDKNSYKSEYSHDDEKAEPGYYRVGLKKYGVNAELTATPRTGWQRYTFPSTGQANVLFNTGQANQSVKDSEIHVVGDRTLEGRVRAGGFCAGHDEHTVYFTATFDRPFASYGTWRGTTRTAGSRDAAGTGGNGAWVSFDAATDHDVVLKVGLSYTGLAGARDNLAKETSDSYDFDATRTALRKQWADRLGAIKISGGTTERQTAFYTSLYHAQLHPNLAGDISGDYAGFDGKVHRANGYTPYQNFSLWDTYRPQNQLLEMLEPQVARDVALSVLSIGRDGGWLPRWALAGSETNIMTGDPVTPFLVEAWSKGLLAGHEEEAYGLLKKNATSTPPADSPYNGRSGVNYYNDRGYIPSGLTLGKDCAAKGGDNDCEHPTSASMEYSAADAALALMAKGLGHQSDARTFADRGQWYRNVWNAADKQFRPRTTDGTWLTPYNPVDADHQFHEGGAYQYQWLVPQDPAGLTSLMGGKQATEKRLDSFFAYDNLLKDPAGTARKDWIASPYDYYAKATYNPNNEPDLLSPYMYNWVGAPAKTATVVRAAMTLFTTGPDGMTGNDDLGTMSAWYVFSSLGLYPTMSGANFLAVSSPQFESATVQIGQYEGKQGGTLTVTAPSASDANRYVQSVSLNGRDVRQTWLDWSAVAHGGQLAYQVGANPSNWGTQPGTEPPSVNKATGDLRRHVDATLRPSSVVLPQQSSAQTVHFNLDVLGQNPGAQPVFVTSTAPSGWKVQTEPLQLLWSFQLPTQKTAPVTVTIPTNTPVGTYSVQLKAAGPGANTITRTASIEVREPTVCATTSGTQCAVDLSHDRNHDGTATVAASTEGNFDGSGWSYDADLMPPAGTFVHNGVTYAAPDPTGTAANFVEARGQSLLLPAGKHQAVQVIGSSHNGPVSTSLTVHYNDGSSADLPVTFGDWAGSTPSGTTVVLDMPHRIKAGSGVDGPPVRLFGISSTVDGAKTVQSVSLPNDPRVQLYAITLA
- a CDS encoding OmpA family protein, translating into MQRALVKAVVGAAAVIALVSACGSGGSNDSSGSGASGQNTAQSSGAAQPSGAAQSGENGQNGASGQNGAPGQNGGPAAQAVTAAIQQASQASPIKFEPEKAELTSQAKEGLAAIAKAMQGNDVKLKVETHAGYPDAEKAKKLSEERAQAISTALEGDGVAKDRVQAEPSGSEKAQGEQALDTQLTVAS
- a CDS encoding DUF998 domain-containing protein translates to MTLITRKARATAPVIAAAALAFSLVPILLLHVVAGTIDPVRDVISDYVFPPGGAVLLAAASLGLAGASLAVRHALLRQGLPKRSWESVLIALWAAGLVIATFFPTDPNGVETSFSGAVHRYAGATMFVCLPLAGWLLARRRPEAKAVRWLSLASGTASLAFLLAHAPLLEQSVPEFLGLFERVLYALLYAQLFAVTAMARSEVAA
- a CDS encoding glycosyltransferase, with amino-acid sequence MTILAIALAVLGAVFFSTGALLQHGVVTGLSGRPRIGELIRAPRWLGGLALLGSGAGVHAVALGMAPLTVVQPVGVIAVAITAILDRRRRDLPAVAVTMLGVGTFVTVAAGSTTSTAVGADAQTRAALLVLGGVALLTLVGAISSRPSIRGLCFGAAGGAAYGFVSVLMRAVSLEVQEGTVDFSTAVSVAAMVTALLAGGWLVQLSYRCGPPHLAVACLTVVDPLVAVGLGAGVLGEATHLDATATAVALTAAVLAVGGVAVLSRSSSSPVHSTRSEHPVNDDRALRIVVAAETYPPDVNGAAQFAYRLSAGLAGRGHEVHVISVDPNGPASTERDGDVVVHRVRSHRTPFHRTFRIGLPWEVSKDVAALLEELQPDLVHVQAHFVVGRYVLKHAAAMGIPAVATNHFMPENLFGHVRVPMWLRGAAARWAWRDLTRVFSSARVVTAPTPRAVELLHDNGFPERAIPVSCGIDIDRYRLRKVSRTSGDPTVLFVGRLDEEKRVDQLLRAVALLPGLRAEIVGDGSCRADWEKLASELGIADRVRFRGFVSEEDLLDAYAAADLFCMPGIAELQSLATMEAMAAGKPVVVADAMALPHLCRPGYNGWLFEPGNVGDLAERLHAVIADPATLARMGAASGKLIAGHALESSLDSFEACYAEAMGRVAAVPAAA